Proteins encoded in a region of the Chryseobacterium piperi genome:
- the pafA gene encoding alkaline phosphatase PafA, translating into MLRKISIAALTLLSVVTIDAQKNKNSQLERPKLVVGLVVDQMRWDYLYRFYNKYGNDGFKRLLNTGYALNNVHIPYVPTITALGHTCIYTGSVPAIHGIAGNDWTDKETGKNVYCTADGSVQPVGTTNTKTGSHSPKNLWSTTVTDELRLATNFQAKVIGVSLKDRASILPAGHTPNGAFWFDDSTGNFITSSWYMNDLPQWLKSFNSQNLPEKLVANGWNTLLPINQYTESAPDNSSWEGLLGSSKTPTFPYSNLAKDYKDKRDNIRYTPFGNTLTLKLAEASVEGEKLGGDDITDFLAINLASTDYAGHKFGPNSIEVEDVYLRLDKDLAEFFNYLDSKVGKGEYTVFLSADHGGAHSVGFLQEHKIPTGFFGENSQKDINQKLKEKFGVDKLINAVDNYQIYFDRKLLQDNKIELNDVRDFTIQELEKDPTVLYAVSVKEVQEATIPEPIKQRIINGINRQRSGDIQLISHDSMLPSYAKTGTTHSVWNSYDSHIPLLFMGWGIQHGESNKAYHMTDIAPTVSSLLKIQFPSGNVGNPITEVIGK; encoded by the coding sequence ATGCTTAGGAAAATTTCAATTGCGGCACTTACCTTGTTGTCCGTAGTTACAATTGATGCTCAGAAGAACAAAAATTCTCAATTAGAAAGACCCAAATTAGTTGTAGGCTTAGTAGTAGACCAGATGCGTTGGGATTATTTGTATCGTTTTTACAACAAGTATGGAAATGATGGTTTCAAGAGGTTGCTGAACACCGGATATGCTTTAAATAATGTTCATATTCCTTATGTTCCTACGATCACAGCTTTAGGACACACTTGTATTTATACAGGGTCGGTTCCGGCAATTCATGGAATCGCGGGTAATGACTGGACAGATAAAGAAACAGGAAAGAATGTGTATTGTACTGCAGACGGAAGCGTACAACCTGTTGGAACTACCAATACGAAAACGGGAAGTCATTCTCCGAAAAACCTTTGGTCAACAACGGTTACGGATGAATTGAGATTAGCTACTAATTTCCAGGCAAAGGTAATTGGGGTATCTTTAAAAGACCGTGCTTCGATTCTTCCCGCAGGACATACGCCAAACGGTGCATTCTGGTTTGATGATTCTACAGGAAACTTTATTACCAGCAGCTGGTATATGAATGATTTACCACAGTGGTTGAAATCTTTTAACTCTCAGAACTTACCGGAAAAACTAGTAGCGAATGGATGGAATACCTTATTGCCAATCAATCAGTATACAGAAAGTGCTCCTGATAACTCTTCCTGGGAAGGGCTTTTGGGAAGCTCCAAAACTCCAACATTCCCATATAGTAATTTAGCCAAAGATTATAAAGATAAAAGAGATAATATCCGTTATACGCCTTTTGGAAATACATTGACCTTAAAATTGGCAGAAGCTTCTGTAGAAGGTGAAAAGCTGGGAGGTGATGATATTACGGATTTCCTTGCAATCAATTTAGCTTCTACGGATTATGCAGGCCATAAATTTGGTCCGAATTCTATAGAAGTAGAAGACGTTTACTTAAGGCTGGATAAAGATCTTGCAGAATTCTTCAATTATCTTGATTCTAAAGTAGGAAAGGGAGAGTATACGGTTTTCTTATCTGCTGACCATGGAGGAGCTCATTCTGTAGGATTTTTACAGGAACATAAAATTCCAACAGGTTTCTTTGGAGAAAACAGCCAGAAAGATATCAACCAAAAGCTGAAAGAAAAATTTGGCGTAGACAAGTTGATCAATGCGGTTGATAATTACCAGATTTATTTTGATAGAAAATTGTTACAAGACAATAAAATCGAATTAAATGATGTAAGAGATTTTACTATTCAGGAACTTGAAAAAGATCCTACTGTTTTATATGCAGTTTCTGTGAAAGAAGTTCAGGAAGCAACAATTCCGGAGCCTATCAAACAGAGAATTATCAACGGGATAAACAGACAAAGAAGTGGGGATATACAGCTTATCTCTCATGATTCTATGCTTCCATCTTATGCTAAAACAGGAACAACACATAGTGTATGGAATTCTTATGATTCTCATATTCCATTATTATTTATGGGGTGGGGGATTCAGCATGGAGAAAGCAATAAGGCGTACCATATGACAGATATCGCACCTACCGTTTCTTCTTTACTGAAAATTCAGTTTCCAAGTGGAAATGTAGGAAATCCTATTACAGAAGTAATTGGTAAATAA